ATAGTAACTCAGCTTCATAGGTCGCCAGGTGTTGATTTTGTTGAGGAGTTACAGGCGGAAAAGAGGCTGCATTCCTGTAGAATTATTCCGGAAAGAGGAAGTTGGATTGAGATGGAAGTTGGTAAAAAAGGCTTATTGACCACAAGGGTGGATCAAAGTGGTAAATTTCCTGCGACTTGTTTTCTCAGGGCTATGTCGGAAAAATACTCAAAGGATGAAGATATTATCAGGCTTTTTTATGAAACGGAAACTGTTGATATTAAAGATTCGGCTTCAATAAGTGCGCTAAAAGAAAAATACATAGTGGGTCGGTTGATAAATCCGGAAACAGGTGAGATTATATTGGAAGCAGGTCGGCAAATAACGGAGGATATGGTTAGCGTAATATCAAGTTCAAATCTAAAGAAGATTGAAGTTATTACAAAAATGGATGATCCGTTGGTGCTTAATACCTTGGAAACTGATTATACAGAGTCACATGAAGATGCGTTATTAAAAGTGTATACGAGGTTTAGACCTGGAAATCCTCAGCAGTTAGATAAGGCAAGGCAGCTGTTTCATGATAAATTTTTTGATTCTAAAAGATACAAGCTTGGACTCGTTGGGCGTTTCAGGTTGAACAGAAAGCTGGGACAAGAGGTGTCTATAAATGAGATGACATTGAAGCCTGAAGATTATATAAATTCTATAAAATACATAACTACACTTAGAAAAGATGAAGGAAGTATAGATGATATAGACCATCTTGGCAATAGACGTCTTCGGACCATTGATGAGTTGTTTGGGGAGGAGTTGCGTAAAGGTTTTCTGAAGCTTAGAAGGACGGTGCAGGAAAGAATGAATATTAAAGACCATGATCAGTTGACACCAAGAATACTCATAAACTCCAGGACAATATTCTCAGCGATAGAATATTTTTTCAGTCGTGGTGAGCTCTCTCAGGTTTTAGATCAAACAAATCCTCTGGCACAGCTTACACATGAACGGCGTCTTAGCGCCTTAGGGCCAGGTGGTCTGAATAGAAAGAGGGCTGGCTTTGAAGTTAGAGATGTTCATATTTCTCATTATGGTCGTATCTGCCCTATTGAGACGCCGGAGGGAACAAATATTGGCTTGATTGCATCATTAAGTATATATGCGTCAACGGACGATTATGGTTTTTTGATATCACCTTACTTAAAGATTAAAAATGGTAAATTGACGAAGGAAATCGTATATCTGCGTGCTGATGAAGAAGAGGGTAAGGCACTTGCGCCTGCTGATACAGCAGCATATTTTGAAGATAATGCTTTAAGTACTGAACTGCTGGCACGATTTAGTGGAGATTTCAAACTTGTCAATGTAAAGGATGTAGATTACATGGATGTATCTCCGAAGCAGTTGGTAGGCGTATCTACCAGTTTGATCCCGTTTCTTGAACATAGTGATGCTAATAGGGCGCTTATGGGATCGAATATGCAGAGGCAGGCTGTGCCGCTATTGTGTACGGAGCCGCCTCTTATTGCTACAGGTATGGAAAAAGTTGTTGCGCAGAACTCCAGTATGGTTGTGCGTGCAGAAAACGCGGGTACGATTACTAAAGTAGAGGGTGAACAGATAATTATAAATGAAAATGATGTATATAATTTAAGAAAATATGTTGGTTTGAATGAGGGCACATGTTTGAATCAGAAGCCTATTGTGGTAGAGGGACAAAAGGTTAAGAAAAATGAGATAATAGCGGACGGAGCCGCCACTTGTAACGGTGAATTAAGCCTGGGTAAGAATGTGCTTGTAGCTTTTATGACATGGGATGGCTATAATTTTGAGGATGCTATTGTAGTCAGCGAAAGTTTGCTTAAGAGGGACAGCTATACGTCAATACATAGGGATGAGTTTGAAGTTGAGATCAGGGAGACGACGCTTGGTAGGGAAGAATTTACCAGAGATATACCTAATGTATCAGAAAAGGCTCTCAGTAATTTAGATGAGAATGGTATTATTCGTATTGGGACACATGTTAAACAGGGAGATATACTTGTGGGGAAAATTGCTCCGAAGAGCAGAAGTGAATTGTCCCCGGAAGAGAAACTGCTGTATGCGATTTTTGGTAGAGCAGGAGAAGACGTTAAGAATGTTTCTCTGGAAGTGCCTTCTGGAGTTGAAGGTATTGTAATAAATACGCAGCTGTTTTCTCGTAAGGCTAACCTTTCGGATGAAAAAAAGAAGAAAATTGCGAGTGAGGCGATCAATGTAGAAGAAAAATTTGATAATGCGATATCAAAAGAGTTTGTCACTATGATCGGGGAGTTGGAGCAAGTCTTTGGTGGCGTTCTTGTAAATTTGGAAACTGGCAGCCAATTAATGCTGTCAAATGCAACTGATGTTGCACAAATTCTAGAACTGCAAGATCAATTTGACGTTCGGGCATA
This portion of the Candidatus Scalindua japonica genome encodes:
- the rpoB gene encoding DNA-directed RNA polymerase subunit beta, with the protein product MKIRNYGKVADVIEFPDLIRTQTKSYSSFLQEDVLPHKRKDYGLEAILRETFPIKNYDETVALEYLKYEVGKPRYTPDECRKLKLIYGKPLRVWLRLNMEEPVEEAVYLGEIPVMIGGGEFIINGTERVIVTQLHRSPGVDFVEELQAEKRLHSCRIIPERGSWIEMEVGKKGLLTTRVDQSGKFPATCFLRAMSEKYSKDEDIIRLFYETETVDIKDSASISALKEKYIVGRLINPETGEIILEAGRQITEDMVSVISSSNLKKIEVITKMDDPLVLNTLETDYTESHEDALLKVYTRFRPGNPQQLDKARQLFHDKFFDSKRYKLGLVGRFRLNRKLGQEVSINEMTLKPEDYINSIKYITTLRKDEGSIDDIDHLGNRRLRTIDELFGEELRKGFLKLRRTVQERMNIKDHDQLTPRILINSRTIFSAIEYFFSRGELSQVLDQTNPLAQLTHERRLSALGPGGLNRKRAGFEVRDVHISHYGRICPIETPEGTNIGLIASLSIYASTDDYGFLISPYLKIKNGKLTKEIVYLRADEEEGKALAPADTAAYFEDNALSTELLARFSGDFKLVNVKDVDYMDVSPKQLVGVSTSLIPFLEHSDANRALMGSNMQRQAVPLLCTEPPLIATGMEKVVAQNSSMVVRAENAGTITKVEGEQIIINENDVYNLRKYVGLNEGTCLNQKPIVVEGQKVKKNEIIADGAATCNGELSLGKNVLVAFMTWDGYNFEDAIVVSESLLKRDSYTSIHRDEFEVEIRETTLGREEFTRDIPNVSEKALSNLDENGIIRIGTHVKQGDILVGKIAPKSRSELSPEEKLLYAIFGRAGEDVKNVSLEVPSGVEGIVINTQLFSRKANLSDEKKKKIASEAINVEEKFDNAISKEFVTMIGELEQVFGGVLVNLETGSQLMLSNATDVAQILELQDQFDVRAYDPGSNKKNSDKALNICDEYNGRIESLREDKNSKISQLKRGDELPSGVLEVAKISIATKRKLSVGDKMAGRHGNKGVIAKILPVEDMPCLDDGTPVEMILNPLGVPSRMNVGQILETHLGWAAKKLDFQAVTPIFDGAKESEVRDTLIEAGLPEDGKTVLFNGRTGEPFEQMVAVGYMYMLKLHHLVDEKVHARATGPYSLITQQPLGGKARFGGQRFGEMEVWALEAYGAAYNLQELLTVKSDDVEGRTRIYESMVKGKNTLEAGTPASFEVLSKEVEGLGLSLTLEKEEVL